TATGAGGCGAAGCAGCGTAATCCTAATTTGGACATTGCCATTTGCGTGGATTGGCATCGAGCTCAGCGTGGTTTAATTGGCGCGGAAAAGAGCGCAGGCAATGCTGCTATGTATCAAACCTTCGCTGAAAAATACGAGCATTCGATTCCTGTTTATGGGGTTCCTGTGCGTACCCGTGAAGTATTTGGCGTGCTGCATTTGAAAGGTTTTATCATCGACGATACGGTGATTTATAGCGGTGCCAGCTTAAACAATATTTATCTTCATTATCAGGATCGTTACCGTTTTGACCGTTACCATGTTATTCAGCATAGGGAATTGGCCAACAGCATGGTTGAATTTATCTGCGAGGGCATGATTGCTCATTCTGCCGTCAAAAATCTGTCTCAGACAGGGCTGCCAACGACAAAAGAACTAAAACCGGCTATTCGACAATTTCGAGCGTCATTAGCGAAGGCCTCTTATAAAGTTGAGCATCAGTTGGTTGATGACCAGCACGTGGCGGTGACGCCTTTGGTTGGTATTGGTAAGCGACAGAATCTTCTTAATCAACAAATTACGGTCATGCTGTCGTCGGCAAAAGAAGAGATCATACTTTGTACGCCTTACTTTAATTTGCCTAAAGTGGTGTTAAGAGAAGTTAAGCGTGCCATGAAACGCGGTGTTAACGTTCACGTTATTGTGGGTGATAAAACCGCGAATGATTTTTATCTTCCACCAGATAAGCCGGTAAAGGCGATTGGCGGTTTGCCGTATTTGTATGAAATGAACCTGCGTAAATTTGCTGTTTTCAATGAAAAGTACATGACGTCAGGTCGTTTATCGATTCATTTGTGGAAACATGATGCCAATAGTTACCATTTGAAAGGTTTGTGGGTAGACCATAGTGTCATGATGTTAACTGGCAATAATGTAAACCCAAGAGCCTGGGCATTGGATTTAGAAAATGGCCTATTAATTAATGATCCAAATAAACACTTAGAAGCTAAATTCATCGCTGAGTTTGATAATATTTTTCAGCATACACAACGTATCGCGTCTTCTAGCGAGCTTGACGTATTGCAAGATTATCCGTTGAAAATTCAAAAAATATTAAAAAGGGTGATACGAACTCGTGCGGATCGATTACTGAAACGAATTTTGTAAAAACAATGGTAAAAGTTGTCGGAAGCTGTCAATTGCAAGTAAGGCGAGTCTGAATCTTGTGTTTTTAGCTTGAATTTAGGAATAAAAAAAGCGAATCGTTTTAAATGATTCGCTTTTTTATTTATCAGAATGTCATCGAAAAATTACAACTGATCCAATCCTAGTTTAAAGCCTTCTAGTAAATCTTCTGTATCTTCAATACCAATAGAGCAGCGAATCATTTGTTCACTGATACCCGCTATTGCTCTGTTTTCTGCTCCCATTTCATAAAAAATAGTGCCAGCCATTGGTAGTGCTAAAGTACGGTTGTCGCCTAGATGCGTCGCATTAATAATGATATCTATGGAGTCCAACAGTGCTGCACAATCGTAACCTGCTTTTAGATCAAAGCTGAGAATGGAGCCATAGTGCTTGAACCAGTTGGTGGCTTTTTCATGTTGAGGGTGAGAAGGCAACCCCGGATAATACACGGCTTCTATTTTATCGTGTGCGTTTAACATTTGCGCTAAAGCAAGTGCATTGGCGCAAGAGCGATCCATGCGTAATGCCATGGTTTCTGCACCAACCGCAATTTGATAGGCTCCGTCGGAGCTGAGGGTTCCGCCCATATCGCGTAACGCTTTTTTCTTAATTTGTGTGAGCGCCCATTTGCTCGTGTCGCCTTTTCGGTAGGCTTCAAAAATATTAGGGTAGTTGATCCAATCGTATAATCCTGTTTCAGTCACCGCGCCACCTAATACGGTGCCATGGCCACAAAAATATTTAGACAAGCTGTTCATTACTAAGCTAGCCTTTATTCGAATAGGTTGAAATAAGTAGGGTGATGTCATGGTGTTATCAACGAGATAAACTAATTTTTGCTGTTCGCACCAATCACCAATGGCGGCTAAATCAACAATTTGTGTGCCGGGATTCGCCATGGTTTCTACAAACACCATGAGCGTATTATCTTGTTTGGCGGCGATCACATTATTCACGTCAGTGGCATCGACTAACGTCACTTCAATGCCAAAATTCTCTAGGGTTGTCATTAAACTATAAGAATTACCAAACAAGAATCGGCTCGCAATCAAATGGTCGCCTTGCTTCAATAAACTCAGGAAAATCGCACTTAATGCGCCCATGCCTGTGGCGAAAACTAAACTGCCAATACCTTGTTCTGTTTGAGTAATCATGGCTTGCAGACTGTCTGTGGTCGGCGTTGACTGCCTTGCGTAACTTTGACCTGAGGCTTTACCTTGGAACACATCCATCAAATCTTGTGTGCTTTTATAGCCATAAGGAACAGAGTTATAAATTGGCGTGTGAATCGGATTATCGTTATAACCTTGCTGGCGGTCATGATGGACAATGTTACTGGTAAAACCTTTTAACTTTATCATTTGCGTATCACCACATTAAATCTTTGAATGACAGTAGAGCGTTGTCTTTAATGCTTGCCATGATAATACCCTTCTAAAGGCTATGCTAGAAAAGATAAAAAAAACGAACCCTCAAAGTTCGTTTTTTTTATTGGGGTGGCGGATTGATTTACTTGGCTTTTAAATTCTTTTGTACGGTATTCGAATACCAACTTAAAAAGTTGATAACACCAAACTCAAAGGTTTCTGAATACGGTCCTGGACGGTAGCCGATAGAGTTGATACCAAGCTGATTACGTTCACCGAGTACCTTGTCTTGTTCGTTGGTGGCATCCCATACTTTACGTAGGTTCTCCGGATCATAGTCGACACCTTCTACAGCGTCTTTATGCACGAACCATTTAGTGGTGACAATGCTTTCTTGAGCGGAAACAGGCAACACTCGAAAGACAATAAAGTGGTCCGATTGCATGTGGTTCCAAGAATTCGGTAAGTGCAAAATTCGCATTGAACCCAGTTCAGTATTTTTGATACGCCCAAGCATTTTCTTGCTGGCTTCTGCGCCATCAATGGTCATGACCTTGGTGCCTTTTTTCAGTGGCATGCGCACGATGCGATTGCGCTGAACTGAACCAAAGCTGCGCAGTTTGTGTGGAATGCCTTCTGCATCCCATTTAGCCGATTGCGCTGCGTAATGATCGTGAAAGTCTTGTGGTGCGCGTGGGTCGTCCGTGTCGTCCCATTCCAATAATGTATTGAGTAGCTCTGGATGGCTGGCCGAACAGTGATAACATTCGCGGTTGTTTTCTAGCACCAATTTCCAGTTAGCACGCTCGTGCATGGTAGATTCAATGGCTAGTTTGGTATTTTCAACATCATAAGGTTCCATATAGGCTTCTAGTGTTTCTAGAAACTCATCGAACTCATCTTCTGGTGCCACTTTACCTAAACAAACAAAAATAAACCCACCAGCCGATTTGCAAAAAGCGGACCTCAAACCATGTTCTTTCAAGTTGAAATCTTTGTTCATTTCTGTGCCAGCGAACAGCAGGTTACCTTTTAAATCGTATGTCCACTGGTGATAAGGACAAACTAGATTAGCGACTTTACCTCTGTGTTCGGTACAAATAACCGATCCACGATGAGAACAGGTGTTATGAAAGGCGTTGATGTTGCCTTCTGCATCCCGCACCACTAAAACAGGATTTTGCCCAATTTCTACCGTGAGGTAATCGCCTTTTTTTGGGATTTCGCTGGTCATGCCGACAAAGAGCCATTCTTTTTGAAAGACTTCTTCCATGTCGACTCTGAACATGTGTGGGTCGTTATAAAGTGCCGCATCAAGTGAATAGTTGCTAGAACGTTTTTCTAGCAAGTCAGTCATGGCGGTTTTCGCTTCACCTATTGAGGTGTGGCGTACATTGAGTAGATCGTGTTGATTCATCTTTCTGGGCCTTACTGACAAAAAGATTGATGGACTGGTCTTGCCGCGTTTTTATCGTACTGGCTTTGGTTATTTGAACCTTAGTAGTACGAGCTTATAGTCGCTTAAAAAGATAGGCAGATAATGACCATTCACGACACGCGGTGATACATAAATCGACTCGCAATCACTTGAGTTTTCTAGGTTTGACTGCCATGAGCAATAAATTGTCGCTCAGAGTTAACTTGCATTAATCAACTGGATCCAAAATGGCGCAAATACGGTGCAATAACTACTTTAATTGAGAGACTTCAATATGACTGATTCAACTTCAACTGGTGCCAACTCCGACTACTTTGCCCCCGTTAATACACAGACTTGGGTAAACGGTCGTCATAATGTTCGTTGTGTGAAAGTGATTCATGAAACGTGGGATGTGAAAACTTTTTGTTTTATGGCGCAGCAACCAGTGATGTTCTTCTTTAAGCCGGGTCAGTTTGTCACTTTGGAGTTGGAGATTGAAGGCCAGCAGGTGATGCGCTCTTATACCATATCGAGTTCGCCCTCTGTGCCCTACAGTTTTTCTATAACGGTTAAGCGTGTACCGGGTGGGGAAGTGTCGAATTGGCTACATGACAACATGGCGATAGGTGCTGAGCTTGCTGTGTATGGGCCAGTAGGACAGTTTAATTGCATCGATTTTCCTGCCGAGAGGGTGCTGTTTCTGTCTGGTGGTGTGGGTATTACACCCTTGATGTCGATGTCTCGTTGGTTATTTGATACGAATGCCGAAGTGGATATTACTTTCATACACAGTGCTCGTTCGCCTCGCGATGTGATTTATCCGCGTGAGTTGGATCACATGGCGGCCCGTTTGGATAACTTCGGGCTGTATTTAATTGTCGAGCGAATGGAAAACGGTTTGCCTTGGCAGGGGTATCGAGGCTATCTGGATGAGTCTAAGCTAGAAATGATTTCTCCAGATTTTATGGAAAGAGAGATTTTCTGTTGTGGCCCCGCGCCTTACATGAAAGCGGTTAAAAACCTTCTCATGGCGAGAGGGTTTGATATGTCGCATTATCATGAAGAGTCCTTTGGTGAAACGCCTGCGGCTGTTGTAGAAGATGCGATGGAGCAAGCGGAAGTTGCGCAAGCGGAAGCTGATGCGGTTAATCAAGAAGATTTGCTTAGAATTGATTTTTTGAACAGTGGTAAAAGCATTCAAGTGTTGGCAGGGGAAACCTTGCATAATGCCGCCGCGAAGTTGGATTTAATGATTCCAAAAGCTTGCGGTATGGGAATTTGTGGCACTTGTAAAGTGCTAGTAAAAGAAGGTCAAACACAGATGGATCATAACGGTGGGATTACCGAGGAAGACATTGAAGCTGGCTATGTTTTGTCGTGTTGTACCGTGCCTAAGTCTGATGTTGTGTTGGAATATTAAGACTTTTATACGGCGACTATATTTGCCAATTTAATATGGAAAATAGACTCGAATTGCTTATTTATAACGTGTAAGTGCCGAATTCTTGTCTGTTTTTACTTCGTTCGTAATCTGGTGTGAAAGGACTTATTAGTTTTTTATTAAATAAGCGTTCAATAAAAGCGCAATCTTGGTCTATATTAGTGCATGGTATTATGTTTTTATGTGCTAGTTCCACCAAGTGTTATGAGGTTATATTTATTCTGAAACATAACACTTCAGTTGTAGCGCCTGGATGAAGAATGTAATACCTATAGTTTTGAGTTTCCTTAAAAATAAAAAAGTGTTCGTTTAAACATGGTCTAAATTTTGCCTGTGATAATGAAAGCACACATATGAGGGCATTAATATGGTAACTGCAAGTGGTTCTACCCTGGCTTTTGATGCTAAAAGCACCACAAAAGTAGGTTTTTTGTTGCTCGATCATTTTACGATGATCTCATTAGCCTCTTCGATTGAACCACTGCGTATGGCCAACCAGCTGTCTGCAGAAGAACTCTATAGTTGGAGTTTGATTTCTGAAAATGGCCAACCTGTAACAGCCAGTGATGGCTTGAGTTTAACACCAGACTTCTCTATGGAAGACAGTACAAGCTTTGACCTGATTGTTGTGGCGGGTGGTGTCGACATAACTCGTACGTTTAATGCGAAACAGGTCTCTTGGTTGATGAGACAATCCCGTAAAGGCGTGCGACTTGGAGGTATTTGTACCGGTGCTTATGTACTGGCCTACGCAGGTTTGTTAAATGGCTATCAATGCAGTGTGCATTGGGAATGCCTAACCGCCTTGCAAGAAACCTTTCCT
This genomic stretch from Marinomonas primoryensis harbors:
- the pssA gene encoding CDP-diacylglycerol--serine O-phosphatidyltransferase, with product MPIRQSFGSLPTFAIDPDQFHVLQSALHFRESLLKAINNATVRIYLASLYLEDDEAGREVLTAAYEAKQRNPNLDIAICVDWHRAQRGLIGAEKSAGNAAMYQTFAEKYEHSIPVYGVPVRTREVFGVLHLKGFIIDDTVIYSGASLNNIYLHYQDRYRFDRYHVIQHRELANSMVEFICEGMIAHSAVKNLSQTGLPTTKELKPAIRQFRASLAKASYKVEHQLVDDQHVAVTPLVGIGKRQNLLNQQITVMLSSAKEEIILCTPYFNLPKVVLREVKRAMKRGVNVHVIVGDKTANDFYLPPDKPVKAIGGLPYLYEMNLRKFAVFNEKYMTSGRLSIHLWKHDANSYHLKGLWVDHSVMMLTGNNVNPRAWALDLENGLLINDPNKHLEAKFIAEFDNIFQHTQRIASSSELDVLQDYPLKIQKILKRVIRTRADRLLKRIL
- a CDS encoding hybrid-cluster NAD(P)-dependent oxidoreductase codes for the protein MTDSTSTGANSDYFAPVNTQTWVNGRHNVRCVKVIHETWDVKTFCFMAQQPVMFFFKPGQFVTLELEIEGQQVMRSYTISSSPSVPYSFSITVKRVPGGEVSNWLHDNMAIGAELAVYGPVGQFNCIDFPAERVLFLSGGVGITPLMSMSRWLFDTNAEVDITFIHSARSPRDVIYPRELDHMAARLDNFGLYLIVERMENGLPWQGYRGYLDESKLEMISPDFMEREIFCCGPAPYMKAVKNLLMARGFDMSHYHEESFGETPAAVVEDAMEQAEVAQAEADAVNQEDLLRIDFLNSGKSIQVLAGETLHNAAAKLDLMIPKACGMGICGTCKVLVKEGQTQMDHNGGITEEDIEAGYVLSCCTVPKSDVVLEY
- a CDS encoding cystathionine gamma-synthase family protein, encoding MIKLKGFTSNIVHHDRQQGYNDNPIHTPIYNSVPYGYKSTQDLMDVFQGKASGQSYARQSTPTTDSLQAMITQTEQGIGSLVFATGMGALSAIFLSLLKQGDHLIASRFLFGNSYSLMTTLENFGIEVTLVDATDVNNVIAAKQDNTLMVFVETMANPGTQIVDLAAIGDWCEQQKLVYLVDNTMTSPYLFQPIRIKASLVMNSLSKYFCGHGTVLGGAVTETGLYDWINYPNIFEAYRKGDTSKWALTQIKKKALRDMGGTLSSDGAYQIAVGAETMALRMDRSCANALALAQMLNAHDKIEAVYYPGLPSHPQHEKATNWFKHYGSILSFDLKAGYDCAALLDSIDIIINATHLGDNRTLALPMAGTIFYEMGAENRAIAGISEQMIRCSIGIEDTEDLLEGFKLGLDQL
- a CDS encoding aromatic ring-hydroxylating oxygenase subunit alpha — encoded protein: MNQHDLLNVRHTSIGEAKTAMTDLLEKRSSNYSLDAALYNDPHMFRVDMEEVFQKEWLFVGMTSEIPKKGDYLTVEIGQNPVLVVRDAEGNINAFHNTCSHRGSVICTEHRGKVANLVCPYHQWTYDLKGNLLFAGTEMNKDFNLKEHGLRSAFCKSAGGFIFVCLGKVAPEDEFDEFLETLEAYMEPYDVENTKLAIESTMHERANWKLVLENNRECYHCSASHPELLNTLLEWDDTDDPRAPQDFHDHYAAQSAKWDAEGIPHKLRSFGSVQRNRIVRMPLKKGTKVMTIDGAEASKKMLGRIKNTELGSMRILHLPNSWNHMQSDHFIVFRVLPVSAQESIVTTKWFVHKDAVEGVDYDPENLRKVWDATNEQDKVLGERNQLGINSIGYRPGPYSETFEFGVINFLSWYSNTVQKNLKAK